Proteins from one Homalodisca vitripennis isolate AUS2020 chromosome 3, UT_GWSS_2.1, whole genome shotgun sequence genomic window:
- the LOC124358704 gene encoding uncharacterized protein LOC124358704, whose protein sequence is MVSIIYYCIVFKKKFGFEATPTTRLVRRFHIGRHSCATSECDYYVHRNLSQSFNRPDYCLQIEAMKSISVRVKARMAARATPSNVKGRSQPAQEQQRHVAKFLVLPIRHPVCDPAQPARLTIRDTVPNDLRRLAFTLGMFTPHILALFLALSFLIFPPVADVDTLKLQMACFPLKMNMTEIEGATMPDFNGKLPPVVYGEPEVQTCLNQSHHPGDICYMQKVTFQVQKEVMNSVSTNKTNDFNKIWYRNEMTRYYNYHCAPGINVSQKFFYSVVLLRSRISTNIYSDFDIDNDSFLMRLRVTFKELYLPDQISF, encoded by the exons atggttagtatcATTTATTATTgcatagtatttaaaaaaaagtttgggTTCGAGGCTACCCCCACTACTAGACTCGTCCGTCGCTTCCACATTGGCCGCCATTCTTGTGCTACCAGTGAGTGTGATTACTACGTACATCGGAACCTCTCCCAGAGTTTCAACAGACCAGACTACTGTCTACAGATCGAGGCCATGAAGTCCATCAGCGTGAGAGTCAAGGCCAGGATGGCTGCCAGAGCAACTCCCAGTAAC GTCAAGGGGAGAAGCCAGCCGGCCCAAGAACAGCAACGTCACGTGGCGAAGTTTCTTGTCCTGCCGATACGTCATCCTGTATGTGATCCAGCACAGCCCGCCCGCTTGACCATCAGGGACACCGTGCCGAACGACCTTCGAAGATTGGCCTTCACCCTCGGCATGTTTACCCCACATATTCTTGCTCTTTTCTTGGCGTTGTCCTTCCTCATTTTCCCACCTGTTGCTGACGTAG ATACCCTGAAACTGCAAATGGCGTGTTTTCCGCTAAAGATGAACATGACTGAGATTGAAGGTGCCACTATGCCTGACTTCAACGGTAAACTCCCACCCGTGGTCTACGGCGAGCCTGAAGTCCAAACCTGCCTCAACCAAAGCCACCACCCAG GCGATATCTGCTACATGCAAAAGGTGACTTTCCAGGTGCAAAAGGAGGTCATGAACTCTGTGTCCACTAACAAGACCAATGATTTCAACAAAATCTGGTATCGCAACG AAATGACCCGCTACTACAACTACCATTGTGCTCCTGGAATCAACGTGTCTCAGAAGTTCTTCTACTCTGTAGTGCTCCTCCGGTCCCGCATCAGCACCAACATCTACAGCGATTTCGACATTGATAACGACTCTTTCTTGATGAGGCTGCGCGTAACTTTCAAGGAGCTTTACCTTCCAGACCAGATCTCCTTCT AA